In Anaerolineales bacterium, the following proteins share a genomic window:
- a CDS encoding macro domain-containing protein gives MNTVLVERILPTGQTIQIVQGDITTENVDAVVNAANEDLQHGGGVAWAISKIGGAAIQTESDNWIRQHGPVPHSHPAWTSGGLLPSKFVVHAVGPVWGAGDEDRKLADAVTGSLRVADELNCESIAFPAISTGIFGFPKDRAAGIIFSAIEKYFESASSNLKVVKLVLFDQATVDVFVKVWQGK, from the coding sequence ATGAACACCGTTTTGGTCGAACGCATTCTTCCAACAGGTCAAACAATTCAGATCGTGCAAGGCGACATCACAACCGAAAACGTGGACGCCGTCGTCAACGCGGCGAATGAGGATTTGCAACACGGAGGCGGCGTCGCGTGGGCGATCTCGAAAATAGGCGGAGCGGCGATTCAAACCGAATCGGACAACTGGATTCGCCAACACGGACCCGTCCCCCACTCGCATCCCGCGTGGACTTCGGGCGGACTCCTCCCCTCGAAGTTTGTCGTCCATGCGGTCGGTCCCGTCTGGGGCGCAGGCGACGAGGACCGCAAACTCGCCGATGCAGTGACAGGTTCTCTGCGCGTGGCAGACGAATTGAACTGCGAATCCATCGCCTTCCCTGCAATTTCAACGGGCATCTTCGGCTTTCCGAAAGATCGCGCGGCGGGGATTATCTTCTCGGCAATCGAAAAATATTTTGAAAGCGCATCGTCGAATCTCAAAGTGGTGAAATTGGTTCTGTTCGATCAAGCGACGGTGGATGTGTTTGTCAAAGTGTGGCAAGGCAAATGA
- a CDS encoding DUF711 family protein gives MKIRSITYFCNPKYPLEEKILQKAGQFLADAKSAYEAAGYEVQTVRLATIPFPKLLGDEHINKLLELTRQIADAAQALKFGYVSLGPALPESPRSYELIPDAIFVSKNVFFGGVMADKTRGIDLAAIRACAEIIVKCATIESNGFANLQFAALANVPAGAPFFPAAYHDKDKPAFAIATESADLAVQAFENAKTIEEGRNNLIAEIEKHGKTIAKVSNSLISNSPKFLGIDFSLAPFPDDAHSLGNAVEKMGIPKIGLHGSLAAAAILTEAVDRADFPHTGFSGFMQPVLEDSILAKRAAEGTLTIKDALLYSAVCGTGLDTIPLAGDTTAEQLVPLLLDLSALALRLDKPLTARLMPIPGKKAGDETSFDFGFFANSKVMELESTGLNSPFNQNEVLQIKKR, from the coding sequence ATGAAAATCCGCTCGATTACCTATTTCTGCAATCCCAAATATCCTCTCGAAGAGAAAATCTTGCAAAAGGCAGGACAGTTCCTCGCGGACGCCAAGTCCGCGTACGAGGCGGCGGGATATGAAGTGCAGACCGTGCGGCTTGCGACGATTCCGTTCCCGAAATTGTTGGGCGATGAACATATCAACAAGTTGCTGGAGTTGACGCGCCAGATCGCGGACGCGGCTCAAGCGTTGAAGTTTGGCTATGTCTCGTTGGGTCCCGCGTTGCCCGAGTCGCCGCGCAGTTATGAGTTGATCCCCGATGCGATCTTCGTCTCGAAAAATGTTTTCTTCGGCGGCGTGATGGCGGACAAAACTCGCGGCATTGACCTAGCCGCCATCCGCGCCTGTGCGGAGATCATCGTCAAGTGCGCGACGATCGAGTCGAACGGGTTTGCCAACTTACAATTCGCCGCGCTGGCAAACGTCCCTGCGGGTGCGCCGTTCTTCCCCGCCGCGTACCACGACAAGGACAAACCCGCGTTCGCCATCGCCACTGAGTCCGCCGACCTTGCCGTCCAAGCATTTGAAAATGCGAAGACCATCGAAGAGGGAAGAAATAATCTCATCGCCGAGATCGAAAAGCACGGAAAGACCATCGCCAAAGTCTCCAATTCTCTAATCTCTAATTCTCCAAAGTTTTTGGGTATTGACTTTTCCCTCGCGCCCTTCCCCGACGACGCGCACTCGCTCGGCAACGCGGTCGAGAAAATGGGCATCCCAAAAATCGGATTGCACGGTTCGCTCGCCGCCGCCGCCATCCTCACCGAAGCGGTTGATCGCGCCGACTTCCCGCACACAGGCTTCAGCGGATTCATGCAACCCGTGTTGGAGGATTCCATCCTTGCGAAGCGTGCCGCCGAAGGGACGCTCACGATCAAAGACGCGTTGCTTTATTCGGCGGTGTGCGGCACAGGGCTGGATACGATTCCGCTGGCGGGAGATACAACCGCCGAACAACTCGTGCCGCTGTTGTTGGACTTGTCCGCGCTGGCGCTGCGCCTCGATAAACCTCTCACCGCGCGGCTTATGCCCATCCCTGGCAAGAAAGCGGGCGACGAGACAAGTTTTGACTTTGGATTCTTTGCCAATAGCAAAGTAATGGAGTTGGAATCAACTGGCTTAAATTCCCCGTTCAATCAAAACGAAGTGTTACAAATCAAGAAACGTTAG
- the phoU gene encoding phosphate signaling complex protein PhoU translates to MLRKTFESEIQQVKGDVLALGSMVEQAILDSVEALKKRDVKASEKIFAEDQAINAKRFEIENKLMVLIATQQPMAHDLRLLASTMEIISELERMGDYAKGIANINIRMGDQPLLKPLIDVPRMAQIGADMLHRALTAFVNEDVEAAKSIPIQDDEVDALYNQVYRELMTFIIQDPTTIERANWLLWVAHNLERVADRVTNICERTVFIVTGEMREIKATDDEFWKGQHN, encoded by the coding sequence ATGCTCAGAAAAACATTCGAATCGGAGATTCAACAGGTGAAAGGCGACGTGCTTGCTCTGGGAAGCATGGTCGAGCAAGCGATCCTCGACTCGGTGGAAGCGTTGAAGAAACGCGACGTCAAAGCCTCTGAGAAAATCTTCGCCGAAGATCAGGCGATTAACGCAAAACGCTTTGAGATCGAGAACAAGCTCATGGTGTTAATCGCCACACAGCAACCGATGGCGCACGACCTGCGTTTACTGGCTTCGACGATGGAGATCATCTCTGAATTGGAGCGGATGGGCGATTACGCCAAAGGGATTGCCAACATCAACATCCGCATGGGAGACCAACCCCTGCTCAAACCGCTGATCGACGTGCCGCGCATGGCGCAGATCGGCGCGGACATGCTCCACCGCGCGTTGACCGCCTTCGTCAACGAAGACGTGGAAGCGGCGAAATCCATCCCCATTCAGGATGACGAAGTAGACGCCTTGTACAATCAGGTGTACCGTGAACTGATGACCTTCATCATTCAAGACCCCACGACCATCGAACGCGCCAACTGGTTGTTATGGGTGGCGCACAACCTCGAACGCGTCGCTGACCGCGTGACCAACATCTGCGAACGGACGGTATTCATCGTGACGGGCGAGATGCGCGAGATCAAAGCAACGGACGATGAGTTTTGGAAGGGGCAACATAATTGA
- the thrS gene encoding threonine--tRNA ligase — protein sequence MSQQVQEKYEESNLYKIRHSAAHVMAQAVMEMFPDGKITIGPPVGDGFYYDFDLPRNLTPEDLEAIEKRMRQIVQGKHEFKKTVISAEEAKKVFANQPYKLELIEGLEKGGFDEYGNPLKEKPEISIYQHDTFVDLCRGPHVANTKEIKQDAFKLMSIAGAYWRGDENNKQLQRVYGTAWESKKQLEEYLHQLEEAKKRDHRKLGRELEIFTFDEEVGPGLPLWLPNGGIMIEELEKLAKEMEEKAGYVRVRTPIVSKEELFLHSGHLPYYAESMYPAMEIEGVKYYVKPMNCPMHHKIFGSKQRSYRDLPLRLAEYGTCYRYEKSGELFGLMRVRSMQMNDAHIYVREDQFEQEFLRVVDLYLKYFELFGIEKYVMRLSLHSKAGLGKKYVDNERLWLKTEDMVRHAMNNGNVPYVEAEDEAAFYGPKIDVQIWSVIGREFSLATNQVDFAQPARFDLKYINKDGQEEAPLCIHRAPLSTHERMIGFLLEHFGGNFPVWLSPEQVRVISITDNQNEYAENIAQQLRENGIRAHADVSAQRMNAKIRSAQLMKVPYMLVVGENEMKAEQVSLRVRDGSQQNNIPLGEFVARAKDRIARRAKEL from the coding sequence ATGTCTCAGCAAGTTCAGGAAAAATATGAAGAGTCGAATCTGTATAAGATTCGTCATTCCGCCGCGCACGTGATGGCGCAAGCGGTGATGGAAATGTTCCCCGATGGGAAGATCACGATCGGTCCGCCTGTGGGGGACGGGTTCTATTACGACTTCGACCTGCCGCGCAACCTCACGCCCGAAGATCTGGAAGCCATCGAAAAACGGATGCGACAGATCGTGCAGGGCAAGCACGAGTTCAAGAAAACGGTCATCTCGGCGGAAGAGGCGAAGAAAGTTTTTGCGAACCAGCCGTACAAGTTGGAGTTGATCGAAGGACTCGAAAAAGGCGGATTCGACGAATACGGGAATCCGCTGAAAGAGAAGCCCGAAATTTCGATCTACCAGCACGATACGTTCGTAGACTTGTGCCGCGGTCCGCATGTGGCGAACACGAAAGAGATCAAGCAGGACGCCTTCAAGTTGATGTCCATTGCGGGCGCGTATTGGCGCGGCGACGAAAACAACAAACAGTTGCAGCGCGTCTACGGGACGGCATGGGAGAGCAAGAAACAGCTCGAAGAATATCTGCACCAGCTCGAAGAGGCGAAGAAGCGGGATCATCGCAAACTCGGCAGAGAGTTGGAAATCTTCACGTTCGATGAGGAGGTTGGTCCAGGTCTGCCGCTGTGGTTGCCGAACGGCGGCATCATGATCGAAGAGTTGGAAAAACTCGCCAAAGAAATGGAAGAGAAGGCTGGTTATGTGCGCGTCCGCACGCCTATCGTTTCCAAGGAGGAGTTGTTTTTACATTCGGGTCACCTGCCATACTATGCGGAAAGCATGTACCCAGCGATGGAGATCGAAGGCGTGAAGTATTACGTCAAGCCGATGAACTGCCCGATGCACCATAAAATTTTCGGGTCGAAACAACGCTCCTACCGCGACTTGCCGCTGCGCCTCGCCGAATACGGCACGTGCTATCGCTACGAAAAATCGGGCGAGTTGTTCGGGCTGATGCGCGTCCGCTCAATGCAGATGAACGATGCGCACATCTACGTGAGGGAGGATCAGTTCGAGCAGGAGTTCCTCCGCGTCGTTGACCTGTACCTCAAATACTTTGAGTTGTTCGGCATCGAGAAATACGTGATGCGCCTGTCCCTGCACAGTAAGGCGGGGCTTGGCAAAAAGTACGTGGACAACGAACGCTTGTGGCTCAAAACGGAAGATATGGTCCGCCATGCCATGAACAACGGTAACGTGCCATACGTGGAAGCCGAAGATGAAGCCGCGTTCTACGGTCCGAAAATTGACGTGCAGATCTGGAGCGTGATCGGGCGCGAGTTTTCGCTCGCCACGAATCAAGTGGACTTTGCCCAGCCTGCCCGCTTCGACCTGAAATACATCAACAAAGACGGGCAAGAGGAAGCGCCGTTGTGCATCCACCGCGCGCCGCTGTCTACGCACGAGCGGATGATCGGATTCCTACTCGAGCATTTCGGCGGCAACTTCCCTGTGTGGCTTTCGCCTGAGCAGGTACGCGTCATTTCGATCACGGACAACCAGAACGAGTATGCGGAAAATATCGCGCAACAACTCCGCGAGAATGGCATCCGCGCCCATGCGGACGTTTCCGCGCAACGGATGAACGCCAAGATCCGCTCGGCGCAGTTGATGAAAGTTCCGTACATGCTCGTGGTCGGAGAAAACGAGATGAAAGCGGAGCAGGTGTCGCTGCGCGTGCGCGATGGGAGCCAGCAGAACAACATTCCGCTGGGCGAGTTCGTCGCACGGGCGAAGGATCGGATTGCGAGGCGGGCGAAGGAGTTGTAA
- the infC gene encoding translation initiation factor IF-3 yields MGPNGENVGVVSMKQALQIARDAELDVVEVSPNATPPVCRVMDFGKFIYERAKKEREARKSQTKIEVKEIRLRPKTNEAHRGFKVDDARRWLLQGNKVRVTIKFRGREMDYPEIALEDLKEIAASLADVSVVEAAPQMEGRTMLVVLAPSKGGAKKKEKAEQVSPEKASAEPSRSEAQA; encoded by the coding sequence ATCGGACCCAACGGGGAAAATGTCGGGGTGGTTTCGATGAAACAAGCCCTGCAGATCGCCCGTGACGCCGAGTTGGATGTTGTTGAAGTCTCACCCAACGCCACGCCCCCCGTTTGCCGCGTGATGGATTTTGGCAAGTTCATTTACGAACGCGCCAAGAAGGAACGCGAGGCGCGGAAATCACAGACGAAGATCGAGGTTAAAGAGATTCGCCTGCGCCCCAAGACAAATGAAGCGCACCGCGGTTTCAAAGTGGACGACGCCCGCCGCTGGTTACTGCAAGGCAACAAAGTGCGGGTGACGATCAAGTTCCGTGGGCGCGAGATGGATTACCCCGAGATCGCTCTCGAAGACCTGAAGGAGATCGCCGCGTCGCTGGCGGACGTCAGCGTGGTGGAGGCGGCGCCTCAAATGGAAGGGCGAACGATGCTCGTGGTTTTGGCGCCCAGTAAAGGCGGCGCGAAAAAGAAAGAGAAGGCGGAGCAAGTCTCCCCTGAGAAAGCGAGCGCTGAGCCCAGTCGAAGTGAAGCGCAAGCGTAG
- a CDS encoding type II toxin-antitoxin system Phd/YefM family antitoxin, protein MAIFNVHEAKTHFSKLIERVLNGEEVIIAKSGKPVARILPVDTNKAPRKPGNDKGRVIIKPDFDAPLEEFLA, encoded by the coding sequence ATGGCTATATTCAACGTTCACGAAGCGAAAACCCATTTCTCCAAGTTGATCGAGCGCGTATTGAATGGCGAGGAAGTAATTATTGCCAAATCGGGCAAACCCGTAGCGCGCATTCTCCCTGTTGATACGAATAAAGCGCCGCGCAAGCCAGGGAATGACAAAGGCAGGGTTATTATCAAGCCTGATTTTGACGCGCCGCTGGAAGAATTTTTAGCATGA
- a CDS encoding RNA methyltransferase, translating to MITSAQNSKIKLVRSLMGRAKERREAGMFVVEGVRLVEEAAKGDWRLETVLFDSSLSERGKSQVSSLKSRGVEVEEVSESLMKSLSETETPQGILAVIHFSNSPISNSLDFVLIPDQIRDPGNLGTLLRSAAATGVQAVLIPPETTYPFAPKVLRAGMGAHFRVPIREMSWDEIREVCKLAGSKVYVADMDGQSCWETDLRQPLALIIGGEAEGASEEARKLANGKISIPMARNVESLNAGVAGSVLMFEVVRQRAVNSHQ from the coding sequence ATGATTACATCGGCACAAAACTCGAAGATCAAACTCGTCCGTTCGTTGATGGGACGCGCTAAGGAACGCCGCGAGGCGGGAATGTTCGTTGTCGAGGGCGTGAGGTTGGTGGAGGAAGCGGCGAAAGGAGACTGGAGATTAGAGACTGTTTTGTTCGATTCGTCGTTGAGCGAGAGGGGAAAATCTCAAGTCTCAAGTCTCAAATCACGAGGGGTTGAAGTTGAGGAAGTTTCGGAAAGTTTGATGAAGTCATTGAGCGAAACGGAAACCCCGCAGGGAATCCTCGCTGTCATCCATTTCTCCAATTCTCCAATTTCTAATTCTCTTGATTTTGTTCTTATCCCCGACCAAATCCGCGACCCAGGGAATCTCGGCACACTGCTTCGCTCCGCCGCGGCGACGGGTGTGCAGGCGGTGTTGATTCCACCCGAAACGACGTACCCCTTCGCGCCGAAAGTCTTGCGGGCTGGAATGGGCGCGCATTTCCGTGTGCCGATTCGGGAGATGAGTTGGGATGAAATTCGTGAGGTTTGTAAGTTGGCAGGTTCGAAGGTTTATGTCGCGGACATGGATGGTCAGTCTTGTTGGGAAACAGATTTGCGTCAGCCGCTGGCGTTGATTATTGGTGGTGAAGCGGAGGGTGCGAGTGAGGAAGCGCGCAAATTAGCCAATGGGAAAATCAGCATTCCGATGGCTAGGAATGTCGAGTCGCTGAACGCGGGCGTGGCAGGGTCGGTGTTGATGTTTGAAGTAGTGAGGCAGAGAGCAGTAAACAGTCATCAGTGA
- the pstB gene encoding phosphate ABC transporter ATP-binding protein PstB, producing MSAFSVQHLDFYYNANAKTLSDISIEIEPRKVTALIGPSGCGKSTFLRCLNRMNDTIAGTRVDGKILLNGEDIYGETMDVVSLRQRVGMVFQKPNPFPQSIYDNVAFGPRVMSMDVDMDKVVRESLERAALWDDVKDDLKADALSLALGQQQRLCIARVIAVQPEVILMDESTSALDPIATLRVEELIAELKQDYTIVIVTHNMQQAARVSDYTGLFWLGQLVEFSETNSMFTNPKQELTEAYITGRMG from the coding sequence ATGTCCGCCTTCTCTGTCCAACACTTGGACTTTTACTACAATGCCAACGCTAAAACTCTTTCCGACATCAGCATCGAGATCGAGCCGCGTAAAGTGACCGCGCTCATCGGTCCGTCGGGATGCGGCAAGTCCACGTTTTTGCGTTGTTTGAATCGGATGAACGACACCATCGCAGGCACTCGCGTGGACGGGAAGATTCTCTTGAATGGAGAAGATATTTACGGGGAAACCATGGACGTGGTTAGTCTTCGTCAACGCGTGGGCATGGTGTTCCAGAAGCCAAATCCGTTCCCGCAATCCATTTACGATAACGTAGCGTTTGGTCCACGAGTGATGAGCATGGATGTGGACATGGACAAGGTCGTTCGTGAAAGCCTCGAACGCGCCGCGCTGTGGGACGATGTGAAAGACGACCTCAAAGCCGACGCGTTGAGCCTCGCCCTCGGTCAGCAACAGCGGCTGTGCATCGCCCGCGTGATCGCCGTACAGCCCGAAGTGATTCTCATGGACGAGTCCACCTCCGCCCTCGACCCGATCGCCACCTTACGCGTGGAAGAACTCATCGCCGAGTTGAAGCAGGATTACACCATCGTCATCGTCACACACAACATGCAACAAGCCGCGCGCGTATCTGATTACACAGGTCTGTTCTGGCTGGGACAGTTGGTGGAGTTTTCAGAGACAAATTCGATGTTCACGAATCCAAAACAGGAATTGACCGAGGCGTATATTACGGGGAGGATGGGGTAA
- a CDS encoding phosphate ABC transporter substrate-binding protein, with the protein MKRVVVLFLLSSFIVTSCSSSSSQSPANTSTKYIENKGSDTIVNLALAWAETYQAERSDVRISVTGGGTGTGIAALINNTVDIASASRRIKTEEIEAAQANGVNPVEHVIARDAIAVIVNPDNPVSELTLQQLSDIYSGKINNWKEVGGEDRPIVRLSRETNSGTHVYFLETVLRLGNSDDKTLFSTDTLLLPSSEGIIIEVRQNPNAIGYDGLGYVPDDLKMIAIAEETGGAYVLPSIPTVNDKSYPIARDLYMYTDGEPTGFVKDYLDWILGAEAQEIVAELGFVPVH; encoded by the coding sequence ATGAAGCGCGTTGTCGTCCTCTTTCTTCTTTCCTCTTTCATCGTTACATCGTGTAGTTCATCGTCTTCACAATCCCCCGCCAACACATCAACAAAATACATCGAAAACAAAGGCTCGGATACCATCGTCAATCTCGCGCTGGCGTGGGCAGAGACATATCAAGCCGAGCGCTCGGACGTGCGAATCTCGGTGACAGGCGGAGGGACAGGCACGGGCATCGCCGCGCTCATCAACAACACCGTGGACATTGCGAGCGCGTCGCGCAGAATCAAAACGGAAGAGATCGAAGCCGCGCAGGCGAACGGCGTGAACCCTGTTGAGCATGTCATTGCGCGTGATGCGATTGCCGTGATCGTCAATCCCGATAATCCTGTTTCGGAGTTGACGCTTCAACAACTCTCGGATATTTACAGCGGCAAGATCAACAACTGGAAAGAGGTCGGCGGCGAGGATCGCCCCATCGTGCGGCTCTCACGTGAGACCAACTCTGGCACGCATGTTTATTTTTTGGAAACGGTATTGCGACTGGGAAACAGCGACGATAAAACATTGTTCTCAACGGACACGTTGTTGCTTCCGTCGTCAGAGGGAATTATCATCGAAGTGCGGCAGAACCCAAACGCAATCGGCTACGACGGTTTGGGCTATGTACCTGACGATTTGAAAATGATCGCCATCGCAGAAGAAACAGGAGGCGCGTACGTCCTGCCTTCGATTCCAACGGTGAACGATAAGAGTTATCCCATCGCTCGCGACCTGTACATGTACACCGACGGCGAGCCGACAGGATTCGTGAAAGATTATTTGGATTGGATTCTTGGCGCAGAAGCGCAGGAGATCGTCGCTGAACTTGGCTTTGTGCCTGTTCATTAA
- the rplT gene encoding 50S ribosomal protein L20: MRVKGGPQGHKRHKKVLKITKGQRGAKNRLFKRANEAMLKSLWYATRDRRVRKRDLRKLWIARINAAARLNGTTYSKLVAMLKKANIELNRKMLSDMAVRDPQAFAAVVAQAK; this comes from the coding sequence ATGAGAGTTAAAGGTGGACCCCAGGGGCACAAACGTCATAAGAAAGTTTTGAAGATCACGAAGGGACAGCGCGGCGCAAAGAACCGCCTGTTCAAGCGAGCCAACGAGGCGATGCTCAAAAGCCTGTGGTACGCGACGCGTGATCGCCGCGTCCGCAAGCGCGACTTGCGCAAGTTGTGGATCGCCCGCATCAATGCCGCGGCTCGGCTCAACGGAACCACGTATAGCAAGTTGGTGGCGATGTTGAAGAAAGCCAACATCGAACTCAACCGCAAGATGCTGTCAGACATGGCAGTCCGCGACCCGCAGGCGTTCGCCGCAGTGGTTGCGCAAGCGAAATGA
- a CDS encoding bL35 family ribosomal protein has product MPRKAKAKGKFKLKTHKATSKRFRLTGSGKLVRTKGGKSHLRRNTSKRTKAQLSEMHDVKGRKIIKRIKRLAPNME; this is encoded by the coding sequence ATGCCTCGCAAAGCAAAGGCTAAAGGTAAGTTTAAGTTGAAGACGCATAAGGCGACGTCTAAGCGTTTTCGCCTGACGGGTTCGGGCAAGTTGGTCCGCACCAAAGGCGGCAAGAGTCACTTGCGCCGCAACACGTCGAAGCGCACGAAGGCGCAGTTGAGTGAGATGCACGATGTGAAGGGTCGCAAGATCATCAAACGCATCAAGCGCCTCGCGCCAAACATGGAGTAA
- a CDS encoding DUF5939 domain-containing protein gives MAKEFTFNWQWDIKSSPEAIWKYAADTNRFNRDTGQPEIELLSNVKGTKLARMKIPILRVEWEEEPFEWTYPYSFGIVRRYRRGPIDEMRVNARFEPLPNGGTRVFYQSIFVTENLLAQLGIPFGIGVIAKGRFERAFRKYDALIQRGESTIEMPRQRALSAGGRNRFKVQSEAVIQQGTNPELLKRLEEFFDQADELSIQRIRPYALADHWKTNRRAVLEMFLRATRAGIVDMSWDLLCPSCRGITEGHSNLADVRGDSHCNTCQIDFRANFDHNIEVVFRPNASVRAVDFAAAFCVGSPQLQPHVALSQTLAPLRSLPIDVQLEPGRYNMRVLTVSGSAAVIADASGASKADLRVTQYGWTPEDHRVSLHSTLNLINATDADSTFQLERAAWGDQAATAADVTALQVFRDLFATEVIRPGEEISVGSITLMFTDLRESTRLYRRIGDAPAFGRVREHFQLLEDEIAAEGGAIVKTMGDSVMAAFRHPIAALRAVWKAQVKIMERGEPMLWLKAGMHKGPCIVVNLNGRLDYFGSTVNIAARLPGFSQGRELVFTEEIHNDPEVQEFLAQNLKPDVLSRFTGDVKGFDEPFTMWKVRV, from the coding sequence ATGGCAAAAGAATTCACCTTCAACTGGCAATGGGACATCAAATCCTCCCCCGAGGCGATCTGGAAATACGCGGCGGATACGAACCGCTTCAACCGCGACACGGGTCAGCCTGAGATCGAGTTGTTGAGCAACGTCAAAGGGACGAAGTTGGCGCGCATGAAAATTCCCATCCTGCGCGTGGAGTGGGAGGAGGAGCCGTTCGAGTGGACGTATCCCTACTCGTTCGGCATCGTGCGCCGCTATCGAAGGGGTCCGATTGACGAGATGCGCGTCAACGCGCGCTTCGAGCCGCTGCCCAATGGCGGCACGCGCGTTTTCTACCAGTCCATTTTTGTCACAGAGAATCTTCTCGCCCAGCTGGGTATCCCGTTTGGGATCGGAGTCATTGCCAAAGGGCGATTCGAGCGCGCCTTCCGAAAGTACGACGCGCTCATCCAACGCGGCGAATCAACCATCGAGATGCCGCGTCAGCGCGCGTTAAGCGCGGGTGGGCGAAACAGGTTCAAGGTCCAGAGTGAAGCGGTGATTCAACAGGGCACGAATCCCGAATTGTTGAAACGTCTCGAAGAATTTTTCGATCAAGCCGACGAGTTATCCATCCAACGAATCAGACCGTACGCGCTTGCCGACCACTGGAAAACAAATCGGCGCGCGGTTCTCGAAATGTTTTTACGCGCCACGCGCGCGGGTATCGTGGACATGTCGTGGGATTTGCTTTGCCCTTCGTGCCGCGGCATCACCGAAGGGCACAGCAACCTTGCAGACGTGCGCGGCGATTCGCATTGCAACACCTGCCAGATCGATTTCCGCGCGAACTTCGATCACAACATCGAGGTGGTGTTCCGCCCGAACGCGTCGGTGCGCGCGGTTGATTTTGCCGCGGCGTTTTGCGTGGGCAGTCCGCAGTTGCAACCGCACGTGGCGCTGTCGCAAACTTTGGCGCCTCTGCGTTCGTTGCCGATCGATGTGCAACTGGAGCCTGGGCGTTACAACATGCGCGTGTTGACGGTGAGCGGATCGGCGGCGGTGATCGCAGACGCGAGCGGCGCCTCGAAAGCGGACTTGCGCGTGACTCAATACGGCTGGACTCCCGAAGACCACCGCGTCTCGCTTCATTCGACCCTCAACCTGATCAACGCCACCGACGCGGACTCAACCTTTCAGCTGGAGCGCGCCGCGTGGGGCGATCAAGCCGCGACCGCGGCAGACGTGACCGCGTTGCAAGTCTTCCGAGATCTGTTCGCCACCGAGGTGATTCGCCCAGGCGAGGAAATTTCCGTCGGTTCGATCACGTTGATGTTCACCGACTTGCGCGAGTCGACGCGGTTGTATCGAAGAATCGGCGACGCGCCCGCGTTCGGTCGCGTGCGCGAACATTTCCAATTGCTCGAAGATGAGATTGCGGCGGAGGGCGGCGCGATCGTGAAGACGATGGGCGATTCGGTAATGGCGGCGTTCCGTCATCCCATCGCGGCGTTGCGCGCGGTGTGGAAGGCGCAAGTGAAGATCATGGAACGCGGCGAGCCGATGTTGTGGCTCAAAGCGGGGATGCACAAGGGTCCGTGCATCGTCGTCAATTTGAACGGCCGACTCGATTATTTCGGTTCGACGGTGAACATCGCCGCGCGCCTGCCAGGTTTTTCACAGGGTAGGGAATTGGTCTTCACAGAGGAAATTCACAACGACCCCGAAGTGCAGGAATTCCTCGCGCAAAATCTCAAACCCGATGTGTTGAGTCGTTTCACTGGCGACGTGAAGGGATTCGACGAGCCGTTTACGATGTGGAAGGTGAGGGTTTAA